A genomic stretch from Edaphobacter aggregans includes:
- the rplV gene encoding 50S ribosomal protein L22, with translation MAKVAAEKIKEFRAEAKFQRTSPQKAKLVLDLIKGLRVEQAINTVHFSTKRIAPVVEKVLRSAIQNANYVSQEQGLDVDVDNLYVKTAVANEGPRMKRIRPAPMGRAFRYQRRLAHIIVTVAEKKPATSARAVVEETPAPAAKKTTKKAATKTAAKKPAVKRAAAKKTATKKAAK, from the coding sequence ATGGCTAAGGTAGCAGCAGAAAAAATCAAAGAGTTCCGCGCTGAGGCGAAGTTCCAGCGCACCAGCCCGCAGAAGGCGAAGCTCGTCCTCGACCTGATCAAGGGCCTCCGCGTGGAGCAGGCGATCAATACCGTCCACTTCAGCACGAAGCGCATTGCGCCGGTGGTCGAGAAGGTGTTGCGTTCGGCGATCCAGAACGCCAACTACGTCTCGCAGGAGCAGGGCTTGGACGTGGACGTCGATAACCTCTACGTCAAGACCGCGGTTGCCAACGAAGGCCCCCGCATGAAGCGGATCCGGCCTGCCCCGATGGGACGCGCCTTCCGCTACCAGCGCAGGCTCGCACACATCATCGTTACGGTTGCCGAGAAGAAGCCGGCTACGTCGGCAAGGGCAGTCGTTGAAGAGACGCCGGCACCGGCAGCGAAGAAGACCACGAAGAAGGCAGCTACCAAGACCGCGGCTAAGAAGCCCGCAGTCAAGAGGGCCGCCGCAAAGAAGACAGCAACTAAGAAAGCCGCGAAGTAA
- the rpsC gene encoding 30S ribosomal protein S3: protein MGQKVHPYGFRLGINKPWKSRWFVERGYDKLLVEDVKLKAELREKLKAAGVSSVEVERPGNKLRLIIRTARPGIIIGRKGAEIDKLKADIQKRTSREVFIDILEVNKPELDAQLVAENIALQLEKRVSFRRAMRKSVDSALRFGCKGIKVRVSGRLNGNEIARSEWYLQGRLPLHTLRADIDYGFAEAHTTYGIIGVKTWVYRGDIYEQKKRRDQGVTAGAFTS, encoded by the coding sequence ATGGGACAGAAAGTCCATCCGTATGGGTTTCGCCTCGGCATCAACAAGCCGTGGAAGTCGCGTTGGTTTGTCGAGCGCGGCTATGACAAGCTGCTGGTCGAAGACGTCAAGCTGAAAGCTGAGCTGCGCGAGAAGCTGAAGGCTGCTGGTGTCAGCTCGGTTGAAGTCGAGCGTCCTGGCAACAAGCTGCGCCTGATCATCCGCACTGCGCGTCCGGGCATCATCATCGGCCGCAAGGGCGCCGAGATCGACAAGCTCAAGGCCGACATTCAGAAGCGCACGAGTCGCGAAGTGTTCATCGATATTCTCGAAGTCAACAAGCCCGAGCTTGATGCTCAGCTGGTCGCCGAGAACATCGCACTGCAGCTCGAGAAGCGCGTCAGCTTCCGCCGCGCCATGCGCAAGTCGGTTGACTCGGCTCTCCGGTTCGGCTGCAAGGGCATCAAAGTTCGCGTCTCCGGCCGTTTGAACGGCAATGAGATCGCGCGCTCGGAGTGGTACCTCCAGGGCCGTCTGCCGCTGCACACGCTGCGGGCTGACATCGACTACGGTTTCGCCGAGGCGCACACCACCTACGGCATCATCGGCGTCAAGACCTGGGTCTATCGTGGCGACATCTACGAGCAGAAGAAGCGTCGCGATCAAGGCGTCACCGCGGGCGCGTTCACGTCGTAA
- the rplP gene encoding 50S ribosomal protein L16, producing the protein MLMPKKVKYRKQQRGRMCGKAWRGSDLSFGDYGLKVMECGYITDRQIEASRIAMTRFIKRGGKVWLRLFPDKPITKKPAETRMGKGKGAPDHWVCVVRPGRILFEMEGVNPEIAKEAMRLAAHKLPLKTSFVQRHDVKATVAAK; encoded by the coding sequence ATGTTGATGCCAAAGAAGGTCAAGTATCGCAAGCAGCAGCGCGGCCGCATGTGCGGCAAGGCGTGGCGCGGCTCCGATCTCTCGTTCGGCGACTACGGGCTGAAGGTCATGGAGTGCGGGTATATCACTGACCGCCAGATCGAGGCAAGCCGTATCGCGATGACGCGTTTCATCAAGCGCGGCGGCAAGGTATGGCTGCGTTTGTTCCCGGACAAGCCGATCACGAAGAAGCCGGCCGAAACCCGTATGGGTAAGGGTAAAGGCGCTCCGGATCACTGGGTCTGCGTTGTTCGTCCGGGCAGGATTCTGTTCGAGATGGAAGGCGTCAACCCGGAGATCGCCAAAGAGGCGATGCGTTTGGCGGCTCACAAGCTTCCGCTGAAGACCAGCTTCGTCCAGCGCCACGACGTCAAAGCGACCGTCGCTGCCAAGTAA
- the rpmC gene encoding 50S ribosomal protein L29: MEFEKIRNLSDEELKSEQTKAAEQLFRIRFQKSLGNNEGIKKLRTLKLDVARIKTVARQRELDAHKAANPVVANAAPAKSTRTARKKAKKD, from the coding sequence ATGGAATTCGAAAAGATTCGCAACCTCAGTGACGAAGAGCTCAAGAGCGAGCAGACAAAAGCTGCCGAGCAGCTCTTCCGCATCCGCTTCCAGAAGAGCCTCGGCAACAACGAGGGCATCAAGAAGCTGCGGACGCTCAAGCTCGACGTCGCACGCATCAAGACCGTGGCCCGCCAGCGCGAGCTCGACGCCCACAAGGCAGCAAACCCGGTGGTAGCGAACGCCGCACCGGCCAAGAGCACGCGCACCGCCCGCAAGAAAGCGAAGAAGGACTAA
- the rpsQ gene encoding 30S ribosomal protein S17 — MADTTNTTAATSAETTSRRNEKVGLVVSTKMQKTIVVEIEMRKAHPKYKRVMKSNKKFYAHDEQNSARVGDVVRIREARPLSKLKRWSLEEIVRRSSLAQLADEKTSATEGK, encoded by the coding sequence ATGGCAGATACAACGAACACCACCGCCGCGACCTCCGCCGAGACCACCTCACGCCGCAACGAGAAGGTTGGCCTCGTCGTCTCGACCAAGATGCAGAAGACCATCGTTGTCGAGATTGAGATGCGCAAGGCTCACCCCAAGTACAAGCGCGTGATGAAGTCGAACAAGAAGTTCTACGCGCACGACGAGCAGAACTCGGCCCGCGTGGGCGACGTTGTTCGCATCCGCGAGGCTCGTCCTCTGTCGAAATTGAAGCGCTGGTCGCTTGAGGAGATCGTCCGTCGTTCTTCGCTGGCGCAGCTTGCCGATGAGAAGACGTCGGCCACCGAAGGCAAGTAG